Part of the Methylorubrum populi genome is shown below.
GTCACCGAGGCCTGCATCGAGGCCGGCGTGCCCGATCTCGTCGTCGCCTCCTCGGCCGAGGTCTACCAGACCCCGCGCGTGGTGCCGACGAACGAGGACATCGAGATGGTGATCCCCGACTCGCTCAACCCGCGCTACTCGTACGGCGGCTCGAAGCTGATCTCGGAGCTGATCGCCTTCAATTATGGCCGTGACAAGCTGCGCAAGATCCAGGTCTTCCGGCCGCACAACGTCTACGGACCCGACATGGGCTGGAAGCACGTGGTGCCGCAACTGATCGAGAAGATCGTCGCCGCCGGTGACGGCGGCTCGATCACGCTCCAGGGCGACGGCAGCGAGACCCGCGCCTTCTGCTACGTCAGCGACGTCGTGGACGGCATCGTCCGGATGTGGCGCTCGGGCGAGAGCATGAACGTCTACCATATCGGCTCGATGGAGGAGGTCGCGATCCGCGATCTCGCCCGCATCACCGCGGAGGCGCTCGGCGTCCGGGTCGATCTCGTCGCCGGTCCGGCCGCCGCCGGGGCGACGCCGCGCCGCTGCCCCGACATCGGCAAGATGCGGGCGATCGGCTACGCGCCCGCGATCTCCCTGGTCCAGGGCATCGAGCGCACGGTCGCGTGGTATTGCGAGAACCCGGCGCCGACCGATTCCAACCCGCTTCTGTGAGGAACGGCGCCATGTACAGTCTGGCCGGCAAGACCGTTTTCGTGGCGGGCCATCGCGGCCTCGTCGGCAGCGCCCTGGTGCGGCGGCTCGCGGGGGAGGATTGCGAGATCCTCACCGCCACCCGCGCGGAACTCGACCTGTGCGATCAGGCGGCCGTGCGCGCCTGGATGCGCGACCGGCGTCCGGACGCGGTGTTCCTGGCAGCCGCCAAGGTCGGTGGAATCCTCGCCAACGCGACCTATCCGGCCGACTTCCTCTACGAAAACCTCATGATCGAGGCCAACGTCATCGAGGCGGCGTTCCGCGCCGATGTCGGCAAGCTTTTGTTCCTCGGATCGAGCTGCATCTACCCGAAATTCGCCGAGCAGCCGATCGTCGAGTCGAGCCTGCTCACCGGCTCTCTGGAGCCGACCAACGAGTGGTACGCGGTCGCCAAGATCGCCGGGATCAAGCTCGCCCAGGCCTATCGCCAGCAGCACGGCCGCGATTTCATCTCGGCCATGCCGACCAACCTCTACGGGCCGGGCGACAATTTCGATCTCAACTCCAGCCACGTCCTGCCGGCGCTGATCCGCAAGGCGCACGAGGCCAAGCGCAACGGGGCCAAGGAGATGGTGATCTGGGGCACCGGATCGCCGCGACGCGAGTTCCTGCACGTCGACGACTGCGCCGATGCCTGCCTCCACCTGATGAAGACCTATTCGGAGGCCGAGCACGTCAATGTCGGCTCGGGCGAGGACATTCCGATCTACGACCTGACCCGCCTCGTCTGCGAGGTCGTCGGGTTCGAGGG
Proteins encoded:
- a CDS encoding NAD-dependent epimerase/dehydratase family protein, producing MSRLAITGAGGFIGAHLTRALLTQGHEVVAIDNYIRGQASRLADAKGAIERATLDVRDKDALVAALKGVECVFHLAAVNGTENFYKQPQLVLDVGVRGALAVTEACIEAGVPDLVVASSAEVYQTPRVVPTNEDIEMVIPDSLNPRYSYGGSKLISELIAFNYGRDKLRKIQVFRPHNVYGPDMGWKHVVPQLIEKIVAAGDGGSITLQGDGSETRAFCYVSDVVDGIVRMWRSGESMNVYHIGSMEEVAIRDLARITAEALGVRVDLVAGPAAAGATPRRCPDIGKMRAIGYAPAISLVQGIERTVAWYCENPAPTDSNPLL
- the fcl gene encoding GDP-L-fucose synthase yields the protein MYSLAGKTVFVAGHRGLVGSALVRRLAGEDCEILTATRAELDLCDQAAVRAWMRDRRPDAVFLAAAKVGGILANATYPADFLYENLMIEANVIEAAFRADVGKLLFLGSSCIYPKFAEQPIVESSLLTGSLEPTNEWYAVAKIAGIKLAQAYRQQHGRDFISAMPTNLYGPGDNFDLNSSHVLPALIRKAHEAKRNGAKEMVIWGTGSPRREFLHVDDCADACLHLMKTYSEAEHVNVGSGEDIPIYDLTRLVCEVVGFEGEIVRDPGKPDGTPRKLMSADRLRGLGWAPKVPLRDGIAATYAWFRENVADA